The bacterium genomic interval CCGGCAAAGCAGGCAGCATTGCAGATGTTTTTGGTGGTGGCGGCTCGATGGCTGCATTTGGCGCCAGAGGGGCGGCCACGCTTCTTACGCGCGCAACAAGCGTCGCGGCTGTTTTTTTCATGATTACGTCCCTGGCCCTGTCGATTGTCAAAACGTCTGATCGGTCCTTGATGGAAAAAGCAGCGCCGGCAAAGCAGCAAGCACCCGCCCAGCCTAAAAAATAAATGGCGTCCCTTCCCTTGCCGCTCACCTGGGAGGATATTCTTCAAGCGCTTGAGCGTCTTCGCGGGGTCGCTCATCGAACACCTGTTTTTATTTCCCGTCAGTTCAACGAAACTGCCGGTTGCTCCGTTTATTTCAAAGCTGAGAATTTACAGCGTGGCGGAGCTTTCAAATTTCGGGGCGCATACAACAAGATTCGCGCTGAGATGGAGAAAGGCTCAGTGAAATCTGTCGTCGCCTATTCCTCCGGAAATCACGCCCAGGCCGTGGCTTTGACGGCAAAGTTGCTGGAAATTCCGTCCACAATTGTCATGCCCTCCGATGCTCCGGAAGCAAAAATTCTTGCTACGCGCGCGTATGGCGCAGACGTGATTTTCTACGACCGTTTCAAAGAGAATCGTGAAGAAATAGGAAACCGGATTTCCCGCGAAAGAAACGCGTTGCTGGTTCCTCCTTTTGATGACTACCTTGTGATGGCCGGTCAGGGTACGGCTGCCGTTGAGCTGTTGGAAGAAGTGCCGCATCTTGATTTTCTCTTGACTCCGGCAAGCGGAGCCGGGTTGCTCGCAGGTACTTGCGTGGCCGCGCGATACTTAAGACCACGAATAGGAATTTACGGTGTTGAACCGGAAGACGGAAATGATACTTATTTGTCCTTGCAAAAAGGGGAGCGTGTCGAAATCCCTGTTCCACATACGATTGCTGACGGCCTTCGAACGCAGGCACCCGGCAAACTCACCTTCCCCATTATCAAGGAACTTGCCGATGGAATTCTGCTCGTAAACGATGATGAGCTGATTCAGGTCCTCACCTTTTTGCTGGAACGAATGAAAATCCTCGTGGAACCATCCGGTGCAGCCGCAGCGGCCGCAGTTCATTTCAAGAAAGCCGATTTTGAAGGAAAACGTGTCGGCGTTATTCTCAGCGGCGGAAATGTGGACATGGACCGCTTGCGATCGTATTTGGCTACTCCTCCAAAATTGACTTGATGTGGCGCCTTTCTATATGATTCATTCTAGGGAAATCTTCGTGGTCTCCGTGCCTCTGTGGTGAAATAGACATGAATCAGAAAAAGGTCCTGATGAATTTCCGTGTGAACGGCGAAGAAGCGCAGGTTGCGGCTTCACCTAACCGTTTATTGCTGGAGGTTCTTCGGGAAGAGCTGAACTTAACGGGAACAAAGCTCGGTTGCGACGATGGATCGTGCGGCGCGTGCACCATTCTGGTGGAAGGAGTTCCCTCGCAGTGTTGCATGATGCTTGCAATCTCCTATCAGAACCGCGAAATCACAACTGTCGAAGGGCTGGCGCAAAATGGCCAGCTGGATCCGTTGCAAAAAGCATTTTGCACAGAAGGCGGGCAGCAATGCGGCTTCTGCACACCCGGAATATTGATGGCTGCAAGAGCGTTATTGCTGGAAAATGCAAATCCCTCGGTCCAGGAAATCGGACAGGCTCTGGCGGGAAACATTTGCCGCTGCACCGGATACACAAAGATCATCGCTGCCATCCAGAGAGCGGCTCGCGACTACCAGGAGGCGGCCGAAAAAGAAGACCGGGTAGCAATTTAACTGGTCACTGGCCACCAGCCACTATGGACTATTCGATAATAGGTAAACCTGTGCCCATGGTCGATGGGGCAGCAAAAGTCACCGGAAAAGGTCTTTATACCGATGATCTTCGTCTTCCGGGGATGCTTTGTTCGAAAATCCTGCGCAGCACTTATCCACATGCCAAAATTCTGCTGATTGATACATCCCGCGCCGAAAAAATACCCGGAGTTATCGCGGTTCTAACGGGAAAAGAGGTCTCTGAAAAATATGGCATTCTTCCGCTTGGCCACGATGAAACGGCGCTCGCAGTTGATAAAGTTCGCTATGTTGGAGAAGGCGTTGTCGCGATAGCAGCCACTACACCGGAGATAGCGGACGAAGCTCTGCGCGCCATTGAAATCGTATACGAGCCCTTGCCCGCTTATCTGGATGCTCGAAGCTCGATGCAAGATCCAGAGGTACTGATCCATGAGGACAAACCAAATAACATCGAGCGGGATTACCATCATCATTTCGGAAACGTCGAAGAAGGGTTCGCCCACGCCGACTACGTGCGCTCGGATTCCTTTTTCTGTCCGCGTGTCACACACGCGGCGATGGAACCACACAGCACGGTGGCGCAGTACGATGAAAACGGAAAACTAACGGTATGGACCTCTACGCAAACACCATACTATTTGCATCGCA includes:
- the secG gene encoding preprotein translocase subunit SecG, whose product is MLFTLLVILHVLFGVFLIAVVLLQTGKAGSIADVFGGGGSMAAFGARGAATLLTRATSVAAVFFMITSLALSIVKTSDRSLMEKAAPAKQQAPAQPKK
- a CDS encoding pyridoxal-phosphate dependent enzyme yields the protein MASLPLPLTWEDILQALERLRGVAHRTPVFISRQFNETAGCSVYFKAENLQRGGAFKFRGAYNKIRAEMEKGSVKSVVAYSSGNHAQAVALTAKLLEIPSTIVMPSDAPEAKILATRAYGADVIFYDRFKENREEIGNRISRERNALLVPPFDDYLVMAGQGTAAVELLEEVPHLDFLLTPASGAGLLAGTCVAARYLRPRIGIYGVEPEDGNDTYLSLQKGERVEIPVPHTIADGLRTQAPGKLTFPIIKELADGILLVNDDELIQVLTFLLERMKILVEPSGAAAAAAVHFKKADFEGKRVGVILSGGNVDMDRLRSYLATPPKLT
- a CDS encoding (2Fe-2S)-binding protein, translated to MNQKKVLMNFRVNGEEAQVAASPNRLLLEVLREELNLTGTKLGCDDGSCGACTILVEGVPSQCCMMLAISYQNREITTVEGLAQNGQLDPLQKAFCTEGGQQCGFCTPGILMAARALLLENANPSVQEIGQALAGNICRCTGYTKIIAAIQRAARDYQEAAEKEDRVAI